Proteins encoded together in one Rana temporaria chromosome 6, aRanTem1.1, whole genome shotgun sequence window:
- the LOC120943021 gene encoding 60S ribosomal protein L8-like, translated as MGRVIRGQRKAAGSVFRAHVKHRKEPAKLRAVDFAERHGYIKGIVKDIIHDPGRGAPLAKVAFRDPYRFKKRTELFIAAEGIHTGQFVYCGKKAQLNIGNVLPVGTMPEGTIVCCVEEKPGDRGKLARVSGNYATVISHNPETKKTRVKLPSGSKKVIFSANRAVVEVVAGGGRIEKPILKAGLAYHKYKAKRNCWPRVCGVAMNPVEHPFGGGNHQHIGKPSTIRRDAPAGRKVGLIAARRTGHLHGTKTVQGKEN; from the coding sequence ATGGGACGTGTAATCAGGGGACAGAGAAAAGCTGCTGGGTCTGTTTTCAGAGCCCATGTAAAGCACAGGAAAGAACCTGCTAAGCTCAGGGCTGTCGACTTCGCAGAAAGGCATGGCTACATCAAGGGTATTGTGAAAGACATTATCCACGATCCTGGCCGTGGTGCTCCACTTGCTAAAGTTGCCTTCCGTGACCCTTATAGGTTCAAAAAGAGGACTGAACTTTTCATTGCGGCTGAGGGTATCCATACCGGTCAATTTGTGTACTGTGGCAAGAAAGCTCAGCTAAACATCGGTAATGTCCTTCCTGTTGGAACCATGCCCGAAGGAACTATTGTTTGTTGTGTAGAGGAGAAGCCAGGTGATCGTGGCAAGTTGGCTCGTGTATCTGGCAACTATGCTACAGTCATCTCCCACAATCCTGAAACAAAGAAGACCAGAGTAAAGCTTCCCTCTGGCTCCAAGAAAGTTATCTTTTCTGCAAACAGAGCAGTTGTTGAAGTGGTTGCTGGTGGTGGACGTATTGAAAAGCCCATCCTGAAGGCAGGTCTTGCCTACCACAAATATAAGGCTAAGAGAAACTGCTGGCCACGTGTATGTGGTGTGGCTATGAATCCTGTAGAACATCCCTTCGGTGGTGGTAACCATCAGCACATTGGCAAACCTTCAACTATCAGGAGAGATGCTCCAGCTGGTCGCAAAGTCGGTCTTATTGCTGCTCGTCGTACTGGACATCTGCACGGCACAAAGACTGTGCAAGGAAAGGAGAACTAA